CCCGGATTTCCGCCCTCATTCCGTTTAGCGCATCACGCCTCCGTTCATTCTTTCCTTTCAAATCTTTCTTACTTTTAGGATCATCAGTTTTCGCAATCATTTCATCAGCAAGCTCCATATTTTGGATCGTGTGATTAATATTTTTTTGGATTCTGTCGACATTATCTCTGCGGTCATCCGGATTGTGTTTCATTAATACTGTTCCTCCTTTAGTCTGCACTTGAAAAGAATTTGTTTCAGTATATTGTTTGAGGAGTGAACAAGTCTTATACCATAAAATTTTAAAGCAGTTTTTTTATACTGTATAAAGACCTCAAAACAAGCCAGTTCTGAGGAAAATATCTTCCAATTGTCCAATAGCTTATGCCCCCGACCCGAAATTCTTTGGCCAGGGTCAGTTTGGCATAGATGCTTCGGGCATCTTCAAACCATACTTCGTGCTTTTTGCCGGCATCGTCGTAGTAGGTGAAATACGGAGACTGCGCTGTTGAATCATACTGGATTGCTGTCTTTTCAGTTCTGGCCAGATCTACCGCCCCGCTGTTGGAGACTGTTCTGGCGGCAGTACCGGAAACGTATGGAAGGGTCCAGTCATAGCCATAATTGGGGATACCCATAAAGATTTTTTGTCTCGGAATAGCCGACACCGCATAGGTCAATACTTTGCGCACTTCATTTACAGGAGCGACTGCTTTGGGTGGGCTGTAGGTGTAACCCCATTCATAGGTCATTAGGATGACGTGGTTGGCCAGAGCCCCGTGAACAGGATAGTCATGGGCTTCATATAGCAGACCTTTTTGATCGGCAGTCAGCTTAGGAGCGAGAGCTGTCGTCACAGGATAGCCTAAAGGGCGGAGCGTATTAACGATCCTTCGGAGAAAGTTGTTATAGTTTTCCCGGTCGGATGGATAGATATATTCAAAATCAATATCGAGGCCGTAATAGTTTTTTTCTCTCAGCGTTCTGATAACCTGACTAATTAAAGTATTCTGAGCAGTCTGATTTGTCAGGATGGATCTGGCCAGCGTACTGTTGAAGCTTCCACCTTGCTGGATATTCGTAATGACCATTAGTGGAGCTGTCCGGGCTTCTCTCGCTGCCTGAATCAGCGGTTCATCCGGAATCGTATTCAGGGTGCCATCCGCGTTGACCTGATAACTGAAGATACTAAGATATGTAAGATGGCGAAGACTTTTTCGGAGAATGTCTCTGTTAATATTCGGAAAGGCATACCCGTTCACTTCTATCGTTCCATAGCTGGCAGCCGCTGCCGGAATGGCAATAGTCTGACCGGCATAGATACGGCTCGGATCTGTTATCCGAGGATTGGTGGCGAGTAAAGCATTCACAGTTACTCCGTGTTTTTGGGCAATCAGATAAAGAGACTCACCGGCGGCAACCGTATGTGTTCCGCTACTTTCCAAAATGACCAGCGTCTGCCCGATAACTAGCTGGTTTGGATTGGTCAGTTCATTATCTGCAATCATTTTCTGGGGTGAGACCCCGTATTTGCGAGCAATCGAATAGATGCTCTGTCCTGAGCTCACAACATGAATTTTCAAGAAACACACTTCCTTTTTCATACTGTATGCTTCAGAGAAAAAAGAAGTGTTTGGAGTGCGGGTTTATTATTCGGGATGGGTTGTGTTATCATAAGACAATAAACATAAAGATAAACCTTAAGGAGCTGTGGAATGAATATCGGAGCCAGGACGTTAAAGACAGGTCTCGCTGTGGCGGTCAGTGTTTATATCTGTATCCTTTTGGATATTGAGCCATCTTTGTTTGCTGCGACATCGGCAGTGGTCTGTATGCAGCAATCTCTCGGCAGAAGTTTTCGAAATGCGCTGGAAGAAATTATAGTAAACATCATTGCAATTATTGTGGCTGTGGCGATCGGACTGGCCATACCGCTGCAGTTTCTGAGTATGGCACTTGCAACGATTATCCTGATTATTATTTTCACCAAAGTGATCAAAGTGCCGAATCA
The window above is part of the Dehalobacter sp. genome. Proteins encoded here:
- the tlp gene encoding small acid-soluble spore protein Tlp, encoding MKHNPDDRRDNVDRIQKNINHTIQNMELADEMIAKTDDPKSKKDLKGKNERRRDALNGMRAEIRDEALDKKREYE
- a CDS encoding glycosyl hydrolase family 18 protein produces the protein MKIHVVSSGQSIYSIARKYGVSPQKMIADNELTNPNQLVIGQTLVILESSGTHTVAAGESLYLIAQKHGVTVNALLATNPRITDPSRIYAGQTIAIPAAAASYGTIEVNGYAFPNINRDILRKSLRHLTYLSIFSYQVNADGTLNTIPDEPLIQAAREARTAPLMVITNIQQGGSFNSTLARSILTNQTAQNTLISQVIRTLREKNYYGLDIDFEYIYPSDRENYNNFLRRIVNTLRPLGYPVTTALAPKLTADQKGLLYEAHDYPVHGALANHVILMTYEWGYTYSPPKAVAPVNEVRKVLTYAVSAIPRQKIFMGIPNYGYDWTLPYVSGTAARTVSNSGAVDLARTEKTAIQYDSTAQSPYFTYYDDAGKKHEVWFEDARSIYAKLTLAKEFRVGGISYWTIGRYFPQNWLVLRSLYSIKKLL